From the genome of Primulina eburnea isolate SZY01 chromosome 12, ASM2296580v1, whole genome shotgun sequence, one region includes:
- the LOC140807100 gene encoding serine/arginine-rich splicing factor SR34A-like isoform X1, translating to MSGRFSRLVYVGNLPADIRESEVEDLFYKYGRILDIELKIPPRPPCYCFVEFENARDAEDAIRGRDGYDFDGCRLRVELAHGGRGPSSSNERRSGHSRVADGGRYGISRHSEHRVVVRGLPSSASWQDLKDHMRKAGDVCFAEVYRDSEGAYGLVDYTNYEDMKYAIRKLDDTEFKNPWTRTYIRVKKHKGSPLRSRSRSRSRSRSPKRKRSKSSDRSASKSPSASPAKPSRSRSRSRSKTRSTSASPKQDGIDS from the exons ATGAGTGGTCGTTTCTCTCGCTTAGTTTACGTTGGGAATCTTCCGGCTGATATAAGAGAATCGGAAGTTGAAGACCTGTTTTACAAG TATGGTCGCATATTGGATATTGAACTGAAGATTCCTCCACGTCCTCCATGTTATTGCTTTGTGGAG TTTGAGAATGCTCGGGATGCTGAAGATGCTATCAGGGGTAGAGATGGCTATGACTTTGATGGTTGTCGACTGAGG GTTGAGCTTGCACATGGTGGTAGAGGACCCTCATCATCTAATGAGCGCCGTAGTGGTCATAGCCGGGTTGCGGATGGTGGGCGCTATGGCATTTCTCGCCATTCGGAACATCGAG TTGTTGTTCGTGGGCTTCCTTCTTCTGCTTCTTGGCAAGATTTGAAG GATCATATGCGGAAAGCTGGGGATGTTTGTTTTGCTGAAGTTTATCGTGACAGTGAAG GAGCCTATGGCCTTGTTGATTATACCAATTACGAGGACATGAAATATGCT ATACGGAAACTTGATGATACTGAGTTCAAAAATCCCTGGACCAGAACTTATATCCGG GTGAAAAAACACAAAGGCAGTCCATTAAGAAGCCGGAGTAGGAGTCGCAGCAGAAGCCGAAGTCCAAAGAGGAAAAGAAG CAAATCATCGGATCGATCTGCTTCCAAATCACCATCTGCATCTCCTGCTAAACCTTCCAG GTCCAGATCCAGGTCAAGGTCAAAGACTAGGTCTACTTCTGCTTCACCAAAACAG GATGGTATAGATTCCTAG
- the LOC140807100 gene encoding serine/arginine-rich splicing factor SR34A-like isoform X2: MSGRFSRLVYVGNLPADIRESEVEDLFYKYGRILDIELKIPPRPPCYCFVEFENARDAEDAIRGRDGYDFDGCRLRVELAHGGRGPSSSNERRSGHSRVADGGRYGISRHSEHRVVVRGLPSSASWQDLKDHMRKAGDVCFAEVYRDSEGAYGLVDYTNYEDMKYAIRKLDDTEFKNPWTRTYIRVKKHKGSPLRSRSRSRSRSRSPKRKRSKSSDRSASKSPSASPAKPSRSRSRSKTRSTSASPKQDGIDS; this comes from the exons ATGAGTGGTCGTTTCTCTCGCTTAGTTTACGTTGGGAATCTTCCGGCTGATATAAGAGAATCGGAAGTTGAAGACCTGTTTTACAAG TATGGTCGCATATTGGATATTGAACTGAAGATTCCTCCACGTCCTCCATGTTATTGCTTTGTGGAG TTTGAGAATGCTCGGGATGCTGAAGATGCTATCAGGGGTAGAGATGGCTATGACTTTGATGGTTGTCGACTGAGG GTTGAGCTTGCACATGGTGGTAGAGGACCCTCATCATCTAATGAGCGCCGTAGTGGTCATAGCCGGGTTGCGGATGGTGGGCGCTATGGCATTTCTCGCCATTCGGAACATCGAG TTGTTGTTCGTGGGCTTCCTTCTTCTGCTTCTTGGCAAGATTTGAAG GATCATATGCGGAAAGCTGGGGATGTTTGTTTTGCTGAAGTTTATCGTGACAGTGAAG GAGCCTATGGCCTTGTTGATTATACCAATTACGAGGACATGAAATATGCT ATACGGAAACTTGATGATACTGAGTTCAAAAATCCCTGGACCAGAACTTATATCCGG GTGAAAAAACACAAAGGCAGTCCATTAAGAAGCCGGAGTAGGAGTCGCAGCAGAAGCCGAAGTCCAAAGAGGAAAAGAAG CAAATCATCGGATCGATCTGCTTCCAAATCACCATCTGCATCTCCTGCTAAACCTTCCAG ATCCAGGTCAAGGTCAAAGACTAGGTCTACTTCTGCTTCACCAAAACAG GATGGTATAGATTCCTAG
- the LOC140808363 gene encoding large ribosomal subunit protein P1-like isoform X1 — protein sequence MSVAELACSYAALILHDDGIAVTAEKIAALVKAGGLTVESYWPSLFAKLCEKRNIEDLVMNVGSGGGSAAVAVSAPAGGTAAGSTAAAAPVAEEKKEEPKEESDDDMGFSLFD from the exons ATGTCGGTTGCAGAGCTTGCCTGCTCCTATGCGGCCTTGATCCTTCACGACGACGGAATCGCTGTCACT gcgGAGAAAATTGCAGCTCTGGTGAAGGCGGGCGGGTTGACGGTGGAATCGTATTGGCCGAGTCTATTTGCTAAACTTTGTGAGAAGAGGAACATTGAAGATCTTGTCATGAACGTCGGCTCCGGAGGTGGCAGTGCTGCCGTTGCAGTTTCCGCTCCTGCAGGGGGTACTGCTGCTGGTTCCACTGCCGCGGCTGCCCCGGTTGCCGAGGAGAAGAAG GAGGAACCGAAAGAGGAGAGTGATGATGACATGGGATTCAGCTTGTTCGACTAG
- the LOC140808363 gene encoding large ribosomal subunit protein P1-like isoform X2, which translates to MSVAELACSYAALILHDDGIAVTAEKIAALVKAGGLTVESYWPSLFAKLCEKRNIEDLVMNVGSGGGSAAVAVSAPAGGTAAGSTAAAAPVAEEKKEPKEESDDDMGFSLFD; encoded by the exons ATGTCGGTTGCAGAGCTTGCCTGCTCCTATGCGGCCTTGATCCTTCACGACGACGGAATCGCTGTCACT gcgGAGAAAATTGCAGCTCTGGTGAAGGCGGGCGGGTTGACGGTGGAATCGTATTGGCCGAGTCTATTTGCTAAACTTTGTGAGAAGAGGAACATTGAAGATCTTGTCATGAACGTCGGCTCCGGAGGTGGCAGTGCTGCCGTTGCAGTTTCCGCTCCTGCAGGGGGTACTGCTGCTGGTTCCACTGCCGCGGCTGCCCCGGTTGCCGAGGAGAAGAAG GAACCGAAAGAGGAGAGTGATGATGACATGGGATTCAGCTTGTTCGACTAG
- the LOC140807490 gene encoding uncharacterized protein, whose translation MLGRRQIHLRRLFTAANSSVFLSTTASGCHQDLSAIKSKSQLLKSYTVTPPIKPWPQKLFPKRLCSIILRQQNTDLALQIFHHAGNYHPNFVHNYDTYHSIIHKLSRARAFEPIPSLLDELRNSQIKSGENLFISLIRNYGIASKPKEAMKIFLQINDFRVQRSVRSFNTLLNALVQNKMYDSVYIMFKNCQKKFGIVPNVFTGNILLKALCKKGDVESAVKVLDEMPGLGMVPNVVSYTTIMGGYIDRGDMIAAKKMFDEILDRGWLPDATTYTVLMDGFCKLGRFVEATKVMDEMDENGVEPNDVTYGVMIEALCKEKKSGEAVNIVSEMLDKKYIPSSAMCCRLIDVLCEEGKVEEACELWRTLLIKNCTPDNTISSTLIYWLCKEGKVWEARKLFDEFERGSIPSVLTYNTLIAGMCERGELCEAGRLWDDMVEKGCSPNSFTYNMLIKGFHKVGIANEGIRVLEEMLTNGFLPNETTYSILVEDLCGSRCQVSITKVLDIGN comes from the coding sequence ATGTTGGGTCGGCGGCAAATTCACCTGCGCCGCCTCTTCACCGCCGCTAACAGCTCGGTCTTCCTTTCCACCACTGCCAGCGGCTGCCACCAAGACCTGTCGGCCATTAAATCCAAATCCCAGTTGCTCAAATCCTACACTGTCACACCCCCGATCAAACCCTGGCCCCAGAAACTCTTCCCCAAACGACTCTGCTCCATAATATTACGCCAGCAAAATACTGATCTTGCTCTTCAAATTTTCCATCACGCCGGTAATTACCATCCCAATTTCGTTCATAATTACGACACTTACCACTCCATCATCCACAAGCTCTCACGCGCCCGCGCGTTTGAACCCATACCTTCCCTTTTGGATGAGTTGCGGAATTCTCAAATCAAAAGCGGCGAGAATTTATTCATATCTCTGATTAGGAACTACGGCATTGCTAGCAAACCTAAAGAAGCTATGAAAATATTCTTACAAATTAACGACTTTCGTGTACAGAGGTCAGTTCGGTCGTTCAACACTTTACTCAATGCGTTGGTTCAGAATAAAATGTATGATTCGGTCTACATTATGTTCAAGAATTGTCAGAAAAAGTTTGGCATTGTGCCCAATGTGTTCACTGGTAACATACTGCTGAAAGCTTTGTGCAAGAAGGGAGACGTTGAGAGTGCGGTTAAGGTGTTAGATGAAATGCCTGGATTAGGAATGGTTCCAAATGTAGTGAGTTATACCACGATAATGGGCGGATACATTGATCGCGGAGATATGATTGCAGCAAAGAAAATGTTTGATGAGATTCTCGATAGAGGTTGGCTTCCGGATGCCACAACATACACTGTTTTGATGGATGGGTTCTGTAAGTTGGGCCGGTTTGTCGAGGCCACGAAAGTGATGGATGAGATGGACGAGAACGGAGTTGAACCAAATGACGTAACATATGGTGTAATGATCGAGGCTTTGTgcaaagaaaagaaatctgggGAAGCAGTGAATATCGTTAGTGAGATGCTTGACAAGAAGTACATACCGAGCTCGGCGATGTGTTGTAGGCTGATAGATGTCTTGTGCGAGGAAGGAAAGGTTGAGGAAGCATGTGAGTTGTGGAGGACACTGCTGATAAAAAACTGTACTCCGGATAACACTATATCAAGCACGCTGATTTATTGGCTATGCAAGGAAGGGAAGGTTTGGGAAGCAAGGAAATTGTTCGACGAGTTCGAAAGGGGATCAATTCCTAGTGTTTTGACCTATAACACACTTATTGCAGGAATGTGCGAAAGGGGGGAGTTGTGTGAGGCTGGGAGGTTGTGGGACGACATGGTGGAAAAGGGGTGCTCTCCTAACTCTTTTACTTATAACATGCTGATCAAAGGATTTCACAAAGTGGGTATTGCAAATGAAGGGATCAGGGTCTTGGAGGAGATGCTAACTAATGGGTTCTTACCAAATGAAACAACTTACTCCATCTTAGTTGAAGATCTTTGTGGCTCTCGATGTCAAGTTAGTATAACCAAGGTGTTGGATATCGGAAATTAA